A window from Desertifilum tharense IPPAS B-1220 encodes these proteins:
- a CDS encoding viroplasmin family protein gives MTSKKYYAVFKGRKTGLFTSWSDCEEQIAGFSGASYKSFKTRYEAEVALGFIDSGILFPIEQKELKGKETQNLVPANELIVNSVCVDASCIGNPGDVEYRGMYTATREVIFHKKPMHNGTNNLGEFLAIVHALAHLKNQGSNLPIYSDSETAMIWVTQKRVRTKLERTSNNEEIFNLVERGLKWLENNQYTNPILKWNTRYWGEIPADFGRK, from the coding sequence ATGACCTCCAAAAAATACTACGCTGTTTTTAAAGGGAGAAAAACAGGTCTATTTACAAGCTGGTCAGATTGTGAAGAACAGATCGCTGGATTTAGTGGTGCATCCTATAAAAGTTTTAAAACTAGATATGAAGCTGAAGTGGCATTAGGATTCATCGATTCGGGAATCCTTTTTCCTATTGAACAAAAGGAACTGAAGGGCAAGGAAACACAAAACTTAGTACCTGCAAACGAGTTAATCGTAAACAGTGTCTGTGTTGATGCTTCATGCATTGGTAATCCTGGTGATGTTGAATATAGAGGCATGTACACAGCAACACGCGAAGTTATTTTTCACAAAAAACCGATGCACAATGGCACCAATAACCTTGGGGAATTTTTAGCTATTGTTCATGCTCTGGCTCATCTTAAGAATCAAGGTAGCAATCTCCCCATTTATTCTGACTCAGAGACAGCTATGATTTGGGTCACACAGAAAAGAGTACGAACAAAACTGGAAAGAACGAGCAACAACGAAGAGATATTTAATTTAGTGGAAAGAGGATTAAAGTGGTTAGAGAATAATCAGTATACCAATCCTATTTTGAAGTGGAATACAAGATATTGGGGTGAAATTCCTGCTGATTTCGGTCGCAAGTAA
- a CDS encoding AAC(3)-I family aminoglycoside N-acetyltransferase, whose amino-acid sequence MSSLTSFSIRQLTSHDVALMEAMLSTFGEAFDEEETYGAARPSQAYLQRLLGKDDFIAIAALKHESVVGGLVAYELQKFEQERSEIYIYDLAVAAAHRRKGIATALIKELQKIAVTRGAYVIFVQADIGDAPAIALYEKLGVREDVLHFDIAVPQ is encoded by the coding sequence ATGTCATCTCTGACTTCATTCAGCATTCGCCAGCTTACATCCCATGACGTGGCTTTAATGGAAGCGATGTTGTCAACCTTTGGCGAGGCGTTTGATGAAGAAGAAACCTATGGTGCGGCTCGTCCTAGTCAAGCTTATCTCCAGCGTTTGCTAGGTAAGGATGATTTTATCGCGATCGCAGCATTGAAGCATGAATCGGTTGTGGGGGGTCTTGTTGCGTACGAACTCCAGAAATTTGAGCAGGAACGCAGTGAAATCTATATTTACGATCTGGCTGTCGCAGCAGCACATCGGCGCAAGGGTATTGCGACAGCATTAATTAAGGAACTTCAGAAGATTGCTGTAACGCGTGGAGCTTACGTTATCTTTGTGCAAGCCGACATCGGTGATGCACCTGCGATCGCACTTTATGAAAAGCTAGGGGTTCGTGAAGACGTGTTGCATTTCGATATTGCAGTTCCACAATGA